One Triticum dicoccoides isolate Atlit2015 ecotype Zavitan chromosome 4B, WEW_v2.0, whole genome shotgun sequence genomic window carries:
- the LOC119290955 gene encoding beta-galactosidase 6-like: protein MAAVGRLPSAAVALLLALLCLAGTSAATNVTYDHRALVIDGVRRVLVSGSIHYPRSTPDMWPGLMQKAKDGGLDMVETYVFWDVHEPVRGQYDFEGRNDLVRFVKAAADAGLYVHLRIGPYVCAEWNYGGFPLWLHFIPGIKFRTDNEPFKTEMQRFTEKVVATMKGAGLYASQGGPIILSQIENEYGNIDWQYGDAGKSYMRWAAGMAVALDTGVPWVMCQQADAPAPLINTCNGFYCDQFTPSLPSSPKLWTENWSGWFLSFGGAVPYRPTEDLAFAVARFYQRGGTLQNYYMYHGGTNFGRSSGGPFISTSYDYDAPIDEYGLVRQPKWGHLRDVHKAIKMCEPALIATNPSYMSLGQNAEAHVYRAGSLCAAFLANMDEQSDKTVTFNGKAYKLPAWSVSVLPDCKNVVLNTAQINSQVASTQMRNLGFRTQASDGSSVETELASSTWSYAVEPVGITKENAMTKPGLMEQINTTADASDFLWYSTSVVIKGGELYLNGSQSNLLVNSLGHVLQVFINGKFAGSSKGNASSSLISLTTPVTLVPGKNKIDLLSATVGLTNYGAFFDLVGAGITGPVKLTGPKGMLDLSSADWTYQIGLRGEDLHLYNPSEASPEWVSDNSYPTNYPLTWYKSKFTAPAGDDPVAIDFTGMGKGEAWVNGQSIGRYWPTNISPQSGCVNSCNYRGTYSAKKCLKKCGQPSQILYHVPRSFLQPGSNDIVLFEQFGGDPSKISFTTKQTESVCAHVSEDHPDQIDSWISPQQKLQRSGPALRLECPKEGQVISSIKFASFGTPSGTCGSYSHGECSSSQALAVAQEACVGVSSCSLPVSAKNFGDPCRGVTKSLVVEAACS, encoded by the exons ATGGCGGCCGTCGGCAGGCTGCCGAGCGCGGCGGTGGCCCTGCTCCTCGCGCTGCTCTGCCTGGCGGGGACGTCGGCGGCGACCAACGTGACGTACGACCACCGTGCGTTGGTCATCGACGGCGTGCGCCGCGTGCTCGTCTCCGGCTCCATCCACTACCCGCGGAGCACCCCCGAC ATGTGGCCGGGGCTGATGCAGAAGGCCAAGGACGGCGGGCTGGACATGGTCGAGACGTACGTCTTCTGGGACGTCCATGAGCCCGTCCGGGGACAG TACGACTTCGAGGGCAGGAATGACCTGGTGAGGTTCGTCAAGGCCGCCGCCGACGCCGGGCTCTACGTGCACCTCAGGATCGGCCCCTACGTCTGCGCCGAGTGGAACTACGG AGGCTTCCCGCTATGGCTGCACTTCATCCCGGGGATCAAGTTCCGCACCGACAACGAGCCTTTCAAG ACGGAGATGCAGCGGTTCACGGAGAAGGTGGTGGCGACGATGAAGGGCGCGGGGCTGTACGCGTCGCAGGGCGGGCCCATCATCCTGTCGCAGATCGAGAACGAGTACGGCAACATCGACTGGCAGTACGGCGATGCCGGGAAGTCGTACATGCGGTGGGCCGCCGGGATGGCCGTCGCGCTCGACACCGGCGTGCCCTGGGTCATGTGCCAGCAGGCCGACGCGCCGGCACCCCTG ATCAACACGTGCAACGGGTTCTACTGCGACCAGTTCACGCCAAGCCTGCCCAGCAGCCCCAAGCTGTGGACGGAGAACTGGAGCGGCTGGTTCCTCTCCTTCGGCGGCGCCGTGCCGTACCGCCCCACCGAAGACCTCGCCTTCGCCGTCGCGCGCTTCTACCAGCGCGGCGGCACCCTGCAGAACTACTACATG TACCACGGAGGGACCAACTTCGGCCGCAGCTCGGGAGGGCCGTTCATCTCCACGAGCTACGACTACGACGCCCCCATCGACGAGTACG GGCTAGTGAGGCAGCCAAAGTGGGGCCACTTGAGGGATGTCCACAAGGCGATTAAGATGTGCGAGCCTGCGCTCATAGCAACTAATCCATCATACATGTCCCTGGGTCAAAATGCTGAG GCGCACGTATACAGGGCCGGTTCACTGTGCGCGGCATTCCTCGCGAATATGGACGAGCAGTCTGATAAGACTGTCACCTTCAACGGCAAGGCGTATAAACTCCCCGCGTGGTCTGTCAGCGTCCTTCCTGACTGCAAGAATGTGGTGCTGAACACTGCCCAG ATCAACTCTCAGGTAGCATCTACACAGATGAGAAACCTGGGGTTCAGGACTCAAGCATCTGACGGCTCGTCCGTCGAAACAGAACTCGCTTCTTCTACCTGGAGCTACGCCGTAGAACCTGTCGGTATCACAAAGGAGAACGCCATGACAAAGCCTGGGCTGATGGAGCAGATAAACACCACCGCGGACGCCAGTGATTTCCTGTGGTACTCAACAAG TGTCGTCATTAAAGGCGGCGAACTGTACCTGAATGGCAGTCAGTCCAATCTGCTTGTTAACTCACTTGGGCATGTTCTTCAGGTCTTCATCAATGGCAAGTTTGCAG GCAGCAGTAAGGGCAATGCTAGTAGCTCCCTGATCTCATTGACAACACCAGTTACACTTGTACCTGGAAAGAATAAAATAGATCTTCTGAGTGCAACAGTTGGTCTGACG AATTATGGTGCATTCTTTGACCTAGTTGGTGCTGGAATTACCGGTCCAGTAAAGCTGACTGGGCCGAAGGGTATGCTCGATCTATCTTCTGCAGATTGGACATACCAG ATTGGACTCAGAGGAGAAGACTTGCACCTGTATAATCCTTCAGAGGCCTCTCCAGAATGGGTATCAGATAACTCTTACCCAACCAATTACCCTTTGACCTGGTACAAG AGCAAATTTACAGCTCCCGCAGGCGATGATCCTGTTGCCATAGActtcacaggaatggggaaaggtgAGGCGTGGGTGAACGGGCAGAGCATTGGTCGCTACTGGCCAACAAATATCTCTCCGCAAAGTGGCTGTGTTAATTCATGCAACTACAGAGGAACTTACAGCGCAAAGAAATGCCTGAAGAAATGTGGGCAGCCGTCACAGATTTT GTATCATGTGCCCCGTTCGTTTCTCCAACCAGGCAGCAATGATATAGTCCTTTTCGAGCAGTTTGGTGGTGACCCAAGCAAGATATCCTTCACGACGAAACAGACAGAAAGTGTATGTGCACACGTGTCTGAGGATCATCCTGACCAAATCGATAGCTGGATCTCCCCCCAGCAGAAATTACAGAGGTCCGGGCCAGCACTTCGTCTGGAATGCCCCAAAGAAGGTCAGGTCATCAGCAGTATCAAGTTTGCAAGCTTCGGGACACCGAGTGGCACCTGTGGGAGCTACAGCCATGGCGAATGCAGCAGCTCTCAGGCTCTGGCAGTCGCTCAGGAG GCATGCGTCGGGGTGAGCAGTTGCAGTTTGCCCGTGTCAGCAAAGAACTTCGGAGATCCATGCAGAGGAGTCACAAAAAGCCTTGTGGTCGAAGCTGCATGCTCATGA